One Vibrio sp. 16 genomic window carries:
- the htpG gene encoding molecular chaperone HtpG, translated as MSETATQNKETRGFQSEVKQLLHLMIHSLYSNKEIFLRELISNASDASDKLRFQALSNPELYQGDADLGVKLSFDEDANTLTISDNGIGMSREDVIEHLGTIAKSGTAEFFSKLSEDQSKDSQLIGQFGVGFYSAFIVADAVTVRTRAAGLEAEQGVQWHSAGEGEYTIEDISKASRGTDIILHMREEGKEFLNEWRLREVISKYSDHIGIPVSIQTAERDDEGKETGEKKWEQINKAQALWTRNKSDITDEEYQEFYKHVSHDFADPLVWSHNRVEGKNDYTSLLYIPSKAPWDMMNRDHKSGLKLYVQRVFILDDAEQFMPSYLRFVRGLIDSNDLPLNVSREILQDNKVTQSLRNACTKRVLTMLERMAKNDEEKYQSFWKEFGLVLKEGPAEDMANKEKVAGLLRFASTEVDSAEQTVSLASYVERMKEGQDKIYYLTADSYAAAKNSPHLEQFKAKGIEVVLMFDRIDEWLMNYLTEFDGKQFQSITKAGLDLSKFEDEAEKEKQKETEEEFKSVVERTKAYLGDRVKEVRTTFKLASTPAVVVTDDFEMGTQMAKLLEAAGQAAPEVKYIFEINPEHALVKQMADEADEEAFGRWVEVLLGQAMLAERGSMADPSQFLGAINSLLTKG; from the coding sequence ATGAGCGAAACAGCAACACAAAACAAAGAAACTCGTGGTTTTCAATCTGAAGTCAAACAGTTACTTCACCTGATGATTCATTCTCTTTACTCAAACAAAGAGATTTTCCTACGTGAGTTGATTTCTAACGCATCGGATGCATCCGACAAGCTGCGTTTTCAAGCCTTATCTAACCCTGAGCTTTACCAAGGTGATGCAGACCTAGGCGTAAAGCTGTCTTTTGATGAAGATGCCAACACGCTAACCATCTCCGACAACGGCATAGGCATGAGCCGTGAAGACGTCATTGAACATTTGGGCACAATTGCTAAATCTGGTACGGCGGAGTTCTTCTCAAAGCTATCTGAAGACCAATCGAAAGACTCGCAACTTATCGGTCAATTCGGTGTTGGTTTTTACTCTGCGTTCATCGTTGCGGATGCGGTAACTGTCCGCACACGCGCTGCAGGTCTTGAGGCTGAGCAAGGTGTTCAGTGGCACTCGGCGGGTGAAGGTGAATACACCATCGAAGATATTTCCAAAGCGTCTCGTGGTACTGACATCATCCTGCACATGCGCGAAGAGGGCAAAGAGTTCCTGAATGAGTGGCGCCTACGTGAAGTGATCAGCAAATACTCAGATCACATTGGTATCCCGGTTTCCATCCAAACAGCAGAGCGCGATGACGAAGGCAAAGAAACGGGTGAGAAAAAGTGGGAGCAAATCAACAAGGCTCAAGCGCTTTGGACTCGCAATAAGTCAGACATTACTGACGAAGAATACCAAGAGTTCTATAAGCATGTTTCTCATGATTTTGCCGATCCGCTAGTGTGGAGCCACAACCGCGTAGAAGGTAAAAACGACTACACCAGCCTACTGTACATCCCATCGAAAGCACCGTGGGATATGATGAACCGCGATCATAAATCGGGTCTTAAATTGTACGTTCAGCGTGTGTTTATTTTGGACGACGCTGAGCAGTTTATGCCGTCATACTTGCGTTTTGTTCGTGGTTTGATTGATTCAAACGATCTACCGCTGAACGTTTCGCGTGAGATTCTACAAGACAACAAAGTCACACAGTCCTTACGTAACGCGTGTACTAAGCGCGTACTGACGATGCTAGAGCGTATGGCGAAGAATGATGAAGAGAAGTATCAATCATTCTGGAAAGAGTTCGGGCTTGTACTAAAAGAAGGCCCAGCAGAAGACATGGCTAACAAAGAAAAAGTGGCTGGTCTACTGCGTTTCGCTTCTACAGAGGTAGACTCTGCAGAGCAAACCGTGAGCCTTGCGTCTTATGTTGAGCGCATGAAAGAAGGTCAAGACAAGATCTACTACCTCACAGCAGACAGTTACGCGGCGGCGAAGAATAGTCCTCACTTGGAGCAATTCAAAGCCAAAGGCATCGAAGTAGTTCTAATGTTTGATCGCATCGATGAGTGGTTGATGAATTACCTGACTGAGTTTGACGGCAAGCAGTTCCAGTCGATCACGAAAGCGGGTCTTGATCTCAGCAAGTTCGAAGACGAAGCGGAAAAAGAAAAGCAGAAAGAGACGGAAGAAGAGTTTAAATCCGTTGTTGAACGCACGAAAGCGTACTTGGGCGATCGTGTGAAAGAAGTTCGTACGACGTTCAAGCTTGCGTCAACACCTGCTGTGGTTGTCACCGATGACTTTGAAATGGGAACGCAAATGGCGAAGCTTCTTGAAGCTGCAGGTCAAGCTGCCCCAGAAGTGAAGTACATTTTCGAGATTAACCCAGAGCATGCGCTGGTTAAGCAAATGGCGGACGAAGCGGATGAAGAGGCCTTCGGTCGTTGGGTGGAAGTGCTGCTTGGTCAAGCTATGCTCGCTGAGCGTGGCTCGATGGCCGATCCATCTCAGTTCTTAGGTGCAATCAACTCGCTTTTGACTAAGGGCTAA
- a CDS encoding winged helix-turn-helix domain-containing protein encodes MSNIGTKFNLANRFTFDPNTNSLIDRECEDELIRLGSNESRILLLLCEKPNEVISRNDLHDFVWRRQGFEVDDSSLTQAISTLRKLLKDSTKSPQYVKTVPKRGYQLITSVERTTPLMSGENQAETLPPESTDVDLEAVEESTLQESLTVAEENSVTPPAATAPTVTPKNKLISRIIILLALFLPLSVVLLTNPAESKFRQIAVFDNTTIKTPINHPDLTSWYPSIEQCVKRYNETHTEALAPIEVIATGGQNNQLVLNYIHSLEHSGENITLRIFAEQKDLGKVCQ; translated from the coding sequence ATGAGCAATATAGGTACTAAGTTCAATTTAGCGAACCGATTCACGTTCGATCCAAATACTAATTCTCTTATCGATAGAGAGTGTGAAGACGAGCTCATTCGCTTAGGCAGTAACGAAAGTAGAATTCTGCTTCTACTGTGCGAGAAACCCAATGAAGTGATCTCTCGCAACGACCTGCATGACTTTGTATGGCGCAGACAAGGTTTTGAAGTGGATGATTCGAGCCTAACTCAGGCGATATCCACACTGCGTAAACTGCTAAAAGACTCGACTAAATCTCCCCAGTATGTGAAAACCGTGCCAAAACGCGGCTACCAATTGATCACAAGTGTCGAGCGAACCACTCCGTTGATGAGTGGCGAAAACCAAGCCGAGACTCTCCCCCCAGAGTCAACAGACGTTGATTTAGAAGCGGTTGAAGAGTCAACACTTCAAGAGAGTCTAACCGTTGCGGAAGAAAACAGTGTCACGCCTCCTGCGGCAACTGCACCTACTGTGACACCGAAAAACAAACTCATCAGTCGTATTATCATCCTATTGGCGCTGTTTTTGCCGCTCAGCGTGGTATTACTGACCAATCCAGCAGAGTCCAAATTCCGCCAAATTGCCGTGTTTGACAACACCACGATAAAGACGCCGATTAACCATCCTGACCTAACCAGTTGGTATCCGTCGATTGAGCAATGTGTCAAAAGATACAACGAGACTCATACAGAAGCACTTGCACCGATTGAAGTGATTGCAACTGGCGGTCAAAACAACCAGTTGGTGTTGAATTACATTCACTCACTTGAACATTCAGGTGAAAACATCACACTGCGTATTTTCGCTGAGCAAAAAGATCTCGGTAAAGTTTGCCAATAG
- a CDS encoding regulatory protein ToxS gives MNQKLAAGLLVVSALFSSWLYWGSDLKVEQVLTSKEWQSKMVTVIATPLQEQQEESVGPLRKADVTSNVKYLPNQTYIRVSTVRLFADDSDIEENDVVINISETGEWDISDNYLLVNPIEFKDISAAQSKEFTPQQLELITQLFKMDAQQSRRIDIVNNKTLLLTSLSHGSTVLFSN, from the coding sequence ATGAATCAAAAATTAGCCGCAGGCCTACTGGTTGTTTCCGCTCTTTTTAGCAGTTGGCTTTACTGGGGAAGCGACCTCAAAGTTGAACAAGTTCTGACTTCTAAAGAGTGGCAGTCAAAAATGGTGACCGTGATTGCAACCCCGCTTCAAGAACAGCAAGAAGAGTCTGTTGGACCTCTGCGAAAAGCGGATGTGACATCTAATGTGAAGTACCTTCCTAACCAAACTTACATCCGCGTTTCAACCGTTCGCCTGTTTGCAGACGATAGCGACATAGAAGAAAACGACGTCGTGATCAATATTTCTGAAACCGGAGAGTGGGATATCAGTGACAACTATTTGTTGGTGAATCCAATAGAGTTTAAAGACATCTCTGCCGCTCAAAGCAAAGAGTTCACGCCGCAGCAGCTAGAGCTTATTACTCAGCTTTTCAAAATGGACGCCCAGCAAAGCAGACGCATCGACATCGTCAATAATAAAACATTACTATTGACTAGCTTGAGCCACGGCTCCACGGTTCTTTTCTCAAACTAA
- a CDS encoding sulfite exporter TauE/SafE family protein, with product MDWINTFGLFWGSFLANTLASLSGGGAGLLQFPLLIFLGLPFSVALATHKVASVALGIGAAFTHIRNRTFDYRVALYVVAVGSIGAVIGANIVLLIPTNIAETLLGVMILAIGIYSRFKKQLGQQETPIHRTRTGWFIGGLGLMIIGIINGSLTAGSGLLVTIFLVRWFGYSYKQAVALTLICVGLFWNGIGGLAIVQAGAPIYWPWLPVLLLGSFAGGSLGAYLTTRYTNQFIKVCFELLTFAIGIKLLL from the coding sequence ATGGACTGGATAAACACCTTTGGCCTTTTTTGGGGCTCTTTTCTCGCCAATACACTTGCCTCACTCTCTGGTGGAGGCGCGGGTTTACTGCAATTTCCTCTCCTGATATTTTTGGGGCTCCCATTCTCCGTAGCTTTAGCAACACATAAAGTGGCTAGCGTAGCATTGGGTATCGGCGCGGCTTTTACCCACATAAGAAACCGTACTTTTGACTACCGTGTCGCCCTGTATGTTGTTGCTGTTGGCAGCATTGGGGCCGTTATCGGAGCAAACATCGTCCTTTTGATTCCCACAAACATCGCCGAGACGCTCCTCGGGGTGATGATATTGGCGATTGGTATTTATTCACGGTTCAAGAAGCAGCTTGGCCAGCAAGAAACGCCGATTCATCGAACCCGGACAGGTTGGTTTATAGGTGGATTAGGATTAATGATCATTGGCATAATCAATGGCTCATTAACCGCTGGGTCAGGCTTATTGGTAACCATATTTCTGGTGCGCTGGTTTGGCTACAGCTACAAACAAGCCGTTGCGTTAACCTTAATATGTGTCGGTTTGTTTTGGAATGGAATTGGCGGACTGGCCATTGTTCAGGCTGGTGCACCAATATATTGGCCTTGGCTACCTGTACTGCTGCTCGGCTCTTTTGCCGGCGGTAGCTTGGGAGCCTATTTAACAACTCGCTATACCAATCAGTTTATTAAAGTTTGCTTCGAGCTGTTGACGTTTGCCATAGGCATCAAATTACTACTTTAG
- a CDS encoding SelT/SelW/SelH family protein, translating into MDKAIIDIFYCRQCNWMLRSTWLSQELLHTFSEEIESVSLHPDTGGRFEIHCNGQLIWERKRDGGFPEAKVLKQRVRDLIDPERDLGHSDSK; encoded by the coding sequence ATGGACAAAGCCATTATCGACATATTTTATTGCCGCCAGTGTAACTGGATGTTGAGATCGACATGGCTATCACAGGAGTTGCTGCATACATTCAGTGAAGAGATCGAATCCGTCTCTCTCCATCCCGATACTGGCGGTCGGTTCGAGATCCACTGCAATGGCCAGTTGATTTGGGAGAGGAAACGAGATGGCGGCTTTCCAGAAGCCAAAGTGTTAAAGCAGCGAGTTCGAGACCTTATCGATCCCGAGCGAGATTTAGGTCACTCAGACAGTAAATAA
- the yfcE gene encoding phosphodiesterase, translating into MKLFFASDLHGCLPATDKMLAEFERSGAQTLVLLGDVLNHGPRNPVPEGYNPPQVAERLNQYADRIIAVRGNCDSEVDQMLLSFPMMMDYAWVLLESGQRLFLTHGHLYNAAKRPALRSGDAIVHGHSHVPVAMRDGEQFIFNPGSVTFPREGYVASFGVLENDTLSVVAFGGEKIASVSLR; encoded by the coding sequence GTGAAGCTGTTTTTTGCCTCTGATTTGCATGGCTGTTTGCCTGCAACTGATAAGATGTTAGCGGAGTTTGAACGTTCTGGTGCACAAACTTTGGTTCTGTTGGGTGATGTATTGAATCATGGCCCAAGGAACCCTGTTCCAGAAGGGTACAATCCACCACAAGTTGCTGAGCGATTAAACCAGTATGCAGATCGTATTATCGCTGTGCGCGGCAACTGTGATAGCGAAGTGGATCAAATGCTACTCTCGTTTCCGATGATGATGGACTATGCATGGGTGCTTCTCGAGTCGGGGCAACGCCTGTTTCTGACTCATGGACATCTTTATAACGCCGCTAAACGCCCAGCATTGCGCAGTGGTGATGCAATCGTCCATGGCCATAGCCACGTTCCTGTTGCGATGCGAGATGGCGAGCAATTTATCTTTAATCCAGGTTCAGTGACGTTTCCTCGTGAAGGATATGTCGCGAGCTTTGGGGTGTTGGAGAACGATACGCTCTCTGTTGTCGCTTTTGGCGGAGAAAAAATCGCGTCGGTATCGTTGCGCTGA
- a CDS encoding CBS domain-containing protein — translation MSSHEKIRVRDVMANNYVMIDGLRTVSEGIDLAREHRVKALVVNKRNDDDEYGLVLMNDIAKKVLAKNRSPERTNLYEIMTKPALSVSPDMNVKYCARLFERFGISRAPVIDNGEVIGMVSYNNIVINGMARMTENR, via the coding sequence ATGAGTAGTCATGAGAAGATCCGAGTTAGAGACGTAATGGCAAACAATTATGTCATGATTGACGGCCTCAGGACGGTAAGTGAAGGCATTGATTTAGCCAGAGAACATCGGGTTAAGGCGCTGGTGGTCAATAAGCGAAATGATGACGATGAATATGGTTTGGTATTGATGAACGACATTGCGAAAAAAGTATTGGCAAAGAACCGTTCACCGGAAAGAACCAATCTATACGAAATCATGACAAAGCCTGCGCTCAGCGTCTCTCCGGACATGAATGTGAAGTATTGTGCAAGGCTGTTTGAGCGATTTGGCATTAGCCGCGCGCCTGTGATTGATAACGGTGAAGTCATCGGCATGGTCAGCTACAACAACATTGTGATTAACGGCATGGCTAGGATGACGGAGAACCGCTAA
- a CDS encoding P-II family nitrogen regulator, with translation MRFKLILAFVEDSKTDKVLDAARDAGATGATVINNARGEGLNKKRTFFGLTLEVQRDVLLFVVEEHLSRHILETINDVGEFDQESGQGIAVQIDIEDAVGVAHQVEQLTKVVEDEL, from the coding sequence ATGCGCTTTAAATTGATTCTAGCTTTTGTTGAAGACAGTAAAACCGACAAGGTCTTGGATGCGGCGAGAGATGCCGGAGCGACGGGAGCAACGGTGATTAATAATGCCAGAGGAGAGGGGTTGAATAAGAAGCGCACCTTCTTTGGTTTAACGCTAGAAGTGCAAAGAGATGTGTTGCTGTTTGTGGTCGAAGAGCATTTGTCTCGGCATATTCTTGAAACAATCAACGATGTGGGGGAGTTCGATCAGGAGTCGGGGCAAGGTATTGCAGTCCAGATTGATATAGAAGACGCGGTCGGTGTCGCACATCAAGTCGAGCAATTAACAAAAGTGGTTGAGGATGAGTTATGA
- a CDS encoding DUF1538 domain-containing protein has product MIDVSQFIDTFIGTVRDVFPIATIIFGFQFVVLRKPVNNLAKVLLGFLYVILGLSLFLIGLEMALFPLGETMAVQLTAPEFLSQFKISESSGVSWPDYYWVYLFAFCIGFSTTIAEPSLIAVAIKANQVSGGAISVNGLRIAVALGVAIGISLGSYRIVAGDPIHYYIIAGYIVVVIQTFYAPKFIVPLAYDSGGVTTSTVTVPLVAALGLGLASTVPGRSPMIDGFGLIAFASLFPMISVMGYAQLTRRLDQKSVKEESDDAL; this is encoded by the coding sequence ATGATAGATGTTTCCCAGTTTATCGACACCTTCATCGGTACGGTTCGCGATGTATTCCCGATCGCTACCATCATCTTTGGCTTTCAATTTGTGGTTTTACGCAAGCCCGTCAACAACCTCGCCAAAGTGCTTTTGGGCTTTCTCTATGTGATTCTGGGTTTGTCTCTGTTTCTGATTGGGCTTGAGATGGCACTGTTTCCACTTGGCGAAACTATGGCAGTGCAGCTGACAGCGCCCGAATTTTTGTCTCAGTTTAAGATATCAGAGAGTAGCGGCGTTAGTTGGCCTGACTATTACTGGGTCTACTTGTTTGCCTTTTGCATAGGTTTTAGTACCACGATTGCCGAGCCGTCACTTATTGCTGTCGCCATCAAGGCGAATCAAGTGTCTGGTGGGGCGATTAGTGTTAATGGCTTGCGGATCGCGGTGGCGCTTGGCGTGGCCATCGGGATTTCTCTTGGCAGTTATCGTATTGTCGCGGGGGATCCTATCCATTACTACATAATTGCTGGCTACATCGTGGTTGTGATTCAAACCTTTTATGCTCCCAAATTTATCGTGCCGCTGGCTTATGATTCTGGCGGCGTCACAACGTCCACTGTCACGGTTCCTTTAGTTGCCGCTCTTGGGTTGGGGTTGGCATCGACGGTTCCGGGGCGAAGTCCTATGATTGATGGCTTTGGCTTGATTGCCTTTGCAAGCCTTTTTCCAATGATTTCCGTGATGGGCTATGCCCAGTTAACTCGTCGACTGGATCAAAAGTCGGTGAAAGAGGAGAGCGATGATGCGCTTTAA
- a CDS encoding DUF1538 domain-containing protein: MEAMTALIKAFLGSLRDLLPIIAVIAFFQLLVLQEPLPNLLSILVGLLLVVSGLTLFIFGLEMGLFPIGESMAQSFARKGSVFWLMLFAFCLGFGTTVAEPALTAVADEAAEVAAEGGMIEHSSNAMEQYADGLRFTVALSVGFAIMLGVLRILKGWSIQYMIIGGYIGVVILTMFAPESIIGVAYDSGGVTTSTITVPLVTALGVGLASAIKGRNPMIDGFGLIAFASLLPMMFVMIYGMVIA, encoded by the coding sequence ATGGAAGCAATGACAGCGCTCATTAAAGCGTTTCTTGGAAGTTTGAGGGATTTACTTCCCATAATTGCAGTGATTGCTTTTTTTCAGCTATTGGTTCTTCAAGAGCCGTTGCCAAACTTGTTGTCTATTTTGGTTGGGCTGCTGTTGGTTGTTTCAGGTTTGACGCTATTTATATTTGGCCTTGAGATGGGATTGTTTCCAATTGGTGAGTCCATGGCTCAGTCGTTCGCTCGTAAGGGCAGCGTTTTTTGGCTTATGCTGTTCGCCTTTTGCCTTGGCTTTGGCACAACTGTCGCAGAGCCCGCATTGACAGCGGTCGCCGATGAAGCGGCTGAAGTTGCCGCAGAAGGCGGAATGATAGAGCACAGCTCCAATGCGATGGAGCAGTATGCAGACGGCTTGCGATTTACTGTGGCTTTGTCCGTGGGTTTCGCGATCATGCTCGGCGTACTTCGCATCTTAAAAGGTTGGTCGATTCAATACATGATCATCGGCGGCTACATTGGTGTCGTTATTCTCACCATGTTTGCGCCAGAAAGTATTATCGGAGTGGCATATGACTCAGGGGGCGTCACGACATCGACCATTACAGTCCCTTTGGTGACGGCATTGGGAGTAGGGCTTGCCTCTGCAATCAAAGGGCGTAATCCCATGATTGACGGCTTTGGCTTGATTGCGTTTGCCTCCCTGTTACCGATGATGTTTGTCATGATCTATGGAATGGTGATCGCATGA
- a CDS encoding TIGR01777 family oxidoreductase produces the protein MKILLTGGTGFIGKELLKHFTTHDVVLLTRSPQTAKSIVYFADMGNVSYISSLDAYHDLNEFDAVINLAGEPIADKRWSKKQKQEICDSRWTLTEKIVDLIHASTSPPSVFISGSAVGYYGDQQEHPFDEALHVHNDSFPHHVCAKWETIANRARSESTRVCILRTGIVLAPEGGALNKMLLPYKCGLGGPIGSGKQYMPWIHMLDMVRAIVYLLKTEHADGEFNLCAPHPVTNAQFSKTLAKSLKRPHFLFTPKWVLKLAMGESSTLLFDSLRAKPKNLTELGFRFSYSRIEPALKNLLQHHD, from the coding sequence ATGAAAATACTACTAACCGGTGGTACAGGTTTTATTGGCAAAGAGTTACTTAAACACTTCACCACGCACGACGTAGTGTTACTCACTCGCTCCCCACAAACTGCAAAATCCATTGTCTATTTCGCTGATATGGGAAATGTCTCTTACATATCGAGCCTCGATGCGTACCACGATTTAAATGAGTTTGATGCCGTCATTAACCTTGCTGGAGAACCGATTGCCGATAAGCGTTGGAGTAAAAAACAGAAGCAAGAGATTTGTGATAGCCGTTGGACGTTAACCGAAAAAATCGTTGATCTCATTCACGCGAGTACATCTCCACCATCAGTGTTTATCAGCGGCTCTGCGGTCGGCTACTACGGCGATCAACAGGAGCATCCGTTTGATGAAGCGTTGCATGTCCATAATGACAGTTTTCCGCATCACGTATGCGCCAAATGGGAGACCATCGCAAACCGTGCTCGCTCCGAGTCAACCCGAGTGTGTATCTTACGCACTGGGATCGTACTGGCACCTGAAGGTGGGGCGTTAAACAAAATGCTGCTGCCTTACAAGTGCGGATTAGGTGGCCCTATTGGTAGTGGCAAGCAGTACATGCCGTGGATACACATGTTAGACATGGTGAGAGCCATCGTCTATTTGCTGAAAACAGAACACGCAGACGGAGAGTTCAACCTCTGTGCCCCTCACCCTGTCACCAACGCCCAGTTTAGTAAAACGCTTGCCAAGTCGTTAAAGCGCCCTCATTTTTTGTTTACGCCGAAATGGGTGCTCAAGCTAGCGATGGGAGAAAGCTCAACGCTTCTGTTTGATAGCCTTAGGGCAAAACCCAAAAATCTGACAGAACTCGGCTTTCGCTTCAGTTACTCACGAATTGAACCCGCGTTAAAAAACTTGTTACAACATCATGACTAA
- a CDS encoding SDR family oxidoreductase: MMKTILITGCSTGIGYVCAHALHQRGYQVIASCRQLKDVQRLKEEGLHCVQLDLSDSESISNGLQAALAITGGKLDALFNNGAYGQPGALEDLPTQALRTQFETNFFGWHELVTQVLPIMRKKGHGRIVQNSSVLGFAAMKYRGAYNASKFALEGWTDTLRLELCETDIHISLIEPGPIETQFRANAKNAFLKWVDTENSCHKAEYQSQLQRLENESSNNAFVLPAESCVAPLIHALEASTPKIRYRVTTPTKVFALLKRLLPTRVLDQILRRAA, encoded by the coding sequence CTGATGAAGACCATTTTAATCACCGGTTGTTCGACTGGAATCGGGTACGTTTGTGCTCACGCATTACATCAACGTGGATACCAAGTGATTGCGTCATGCCGACAGCTAAAAGATGTACAACGGCTAAAAGAGGAAGGACTCCATTGTGTACAACTCGACCTATCCGACAGCGAGAGCATCTCTAATGGTCTGCAAGCGGCGTTAGCGATAACAGGCGGCAAGCTAGACGCTCTATTTAACAATGGCGCATATGGGCAACCGGGAGCCCTTGAAGATTTACCCACGCAAGCGCTAAGAACTCAGTTTGAAACGAATTTCTTTGGTTGGCATGAGTTGGTAACCCAAGTATTACCTATCATGCGTAAAAAAGGTCACGGACGCATTGTACAAAATAGTTCTGTTCTAGGGTTTGCAGCCATGAAATATCGTGGCGCTTACAATGCCTCCAAGTTTGCTTTAGAAGGTTGGACCGATACCTTGAGATTAGAGCTTTGTGAGACAGATATTCATATTAGTCTGATAGAACCGGGGCCAATTGAAACTCAATTCAGAGCCAATGCGAAGAATGCCTTTCTTAAATGGGTAGATACCGAAAACAGTTGTCATAAAGCAGAATATCAATCTCAATTGCAAAGGCTTGAAAACGAATCGTCCAACAACGCATTCGTGCTGCCAGCCGAATCTTGTGTTGCTCCGCTCATTCATGCCCTGGAAGCATCAACACCCAAGATACGCTATCGCGTTACGACACCGACAAAAGTCTTCGCCTTGTTAAAGCGTCTACTACCAACCCGAGTGCTCGATCAGATATTGCGACGAGCAGCATAA
- a CDS encoding thioredoxin family protein — protein sequence MQSPFIVELNEQNFRQVLEGSMQTPVLVHFWAPMSQESAQVIPDLQMLAQQYNGAFTLALLNCEQEQVIASQFGVQAIPTIALFVNGQAVDGMGGPQAIETIKEMLTKHLPSQDEMILKQASELIQAGDHAQALPLLEGLDDTVKQKGDVKLALASCYLETQKFDQAKALLEHIPLEYQDNFYKGLIAKLELHAQAANSPEIQSLEASLSQAPEDADIANKLALAYHQVNRDEEALELLWSYLKTNLNALDGEVKKSFMDILAALGQGNPIAGKYRRQLYSILY from the coding sequence ATGCAATCACCTTTTATTGTCGAGCTTAATGAACAGAACTTCCGCCAAGTGCTTGAAGGCTCAATGCAAACTCCCGTACTGGTGCATTTCTGGGCACCAATGAGCCAAGAGAGTGCTCAAGTGATCCCTGATCTGCAGATGCTTGCACAGCAATACAACGGTGCCTTTACACTCGCGTTGCTTAACTGCGAACAAGAGCAAGTGATAGCGAGCCAGTTTGGCGTTCAAGCCATTCCAACCATCGCACTGTTCGTTAATGGCCAAGCCGTTGATGGCATGGGCGGCCCTCAAGCTATCGAAACCATTAAAGAGATGCTTACCAAGCACCTACCTAGTCAAGATGAAATGATCTTAAAGCAAGCAAGTGAACTCATCCAAGCTGGTGACCACGCACAAGCTTTACCTTTGCTAGAAGGTTTAGATGACACCGTTAAACAAAAAGGTGACGTGAAACTCGCGTTAGCCAGTTGTTATCTAGAAACCCAGAAATTTGACCAAGCGAAAGCGCTACTTGAGCACATCCCACTTGAGTATCAAGACAATTTCTACAAAGGCCTCATCGCTAAACTAGAGCTGCATGCTCAAGCGGCGAATAGCCCAGAGATCCAATCGTTAGAAGCGTCTCTTAGTCAAGCGCCTGAGGACGCAGACATCGCAAACAAATTAGCACTCGCGTACCATCAAGTGAACCGTGATGAAGAGGCGCTAGAGTTACTTTGGAGTTACCTAAAGACTAACCTCAACGCGCTCGACGGTGAAGTCAAAAAATCATTTATGGATATTCTGGCGGCACTTGGGCAAGGTAACCCAATTGCGGGGAAATACCGCCGACAGCTCTACTCCATTCTTTACTAG